Proteins encoded in a region of the Aliivibrio fischeri ATCC 7744 = JCM 18803 = DSM 507 genome:
- a CDS encoding MFS transporter has product MPSFFDKNTYASIQLIIIGLIAALMGIGQNGLLVSLPFLVTHSAFALPTWSIVIAVGSFLFLPSAPFWGKYSDKKGPKFVVLQALFGMSFSFLLLLTFTFFSNDHPNYAGFCLIGLIVARVIYGCTVSGMVPASQHWAILLCGENNRLQAITSVSIGLSLGRLLGPILSILLLKSGPYSPLIMMICFPLLALFAAFMLPSPSKINKHNKSSHQVSSFIPNVRLMPYLLTGLFLCLTIALLQYSFSPLIEDITHWSTNKISDVIGILLTISAAVTLITQVFVIKKKKIQITTMYYLGAICLLLGYLIFTLHSIWLLGIGMAITACGAALLVPAYTTKATSIDKDNPGSVAGYISMSHTLGYGIASLFAYTATISPIYPIYLCILFSVGILIIAFMKPQINKT; this is encoded by the coding sequence ATGCCCTCTTTTTTCGACAAAAATACCTATGCATCAATTCAACTCATCATTATTGGGTTAATAGCCGCGCTAATGGGAATTGGGCAAAACGGCTTACTTGTCTCACTTCCATTTTTAGTCACTCATTCAGCTTTTGCACTACCGACGTGGTCAATTGTAATTGCAGTTGGTAGCTTTCTCTTTCTACCCTCAGCACCATTTTGGGGAAAGTACAGCGATAAAAAAGGCCCTAAATTTGTAGTATTACAAGCTCTATTTGGAATGAGCTTCAGTTTCTTACTTCTACTTACTTTTACATTTTTCAGTAATGATCATCCCAATTACGCTGGTTTTTGTTTGATCGGGTTGATTGTTGCGCGAGTAATCTACGGCTGCACCGTTTCTGGAATGGTTCCAGCTAGCCAGCATTGGGCCATTCTTCTATGTGGTGAGAATAATCGATTACAAGCCATTACATCCGTTAGCATTGGATTAAGTTTAGGCCGCCTTCTTGGGCCAATATTATCTATTCTACTATTAAAATCGGGGCCCTATTCACCACTAATTATGATGATTTGCTTCCCCCTTCTCGCTCTATTCGCCGCTTTTATGTTGCCAAGCCCATCGAAAATAAATAAACACAATAAATCGTCTCACCAAGTAAGTTCTTTTATTCCAAATGTAAGATTAATGCCCTACCTACTCACAGGGCTATTCTTGTGCTTAACCATTGCGCTATTGCAATACAGTTTCTCGCCGTTAATTGAAGACATTACCCATTGGTCCACCAATAAAATCAGTGATGTGATTGGAATACTATTAACCATTAGTGCAGCAGTGACCTTAATCACCCAAGTCTTCGTCATCAAAAAGAAAAAAATACAAATCACTACCATGTATTACTTAGGAGCAATCTGCTTGCTACTGGGCTATCTAATATTCACTCTACATTCAATATGGCTATTAGGAATTGGAATGGCAATAACCGCCTGTGGAGCGGCCTTATTAGTGCCTGCCTATACAACAAAGGCCACCTCTATAGATAAAGATAATCCTGGTTCTGTGGCTGGCTATATATCCATGTCACACACTCTTGGTTACGGCATTGCTTCATTATTTGCTTATACTGCAACCATTTCACCGATTTACCCTATCTACCTTTGTATTCTATTTTCTGTAGGCATTTTAATCATTGCTTTCATGAAGCCTCAAATAAACAAGACATAG
- a CDS encoding ABC transporter ATP-binding protein: MYQLVDASFEIDGKTILSPTCLSFPTNKVTTLLGHNGCGKSTLMKLLSRQNTPSSGHVLFDDKSINQLSQQDFALQVAYLPQHPPITDGVTVRELVYFGRYPWKGAFGRYSKKDNQLVDEAIEKVGLTPFRDRFVATLSGGERQRAWVAMLLAQQSQCILLDEPTSALDIAHQYELLALIRELNQTLNLTVIMVLHDINMAAKFSDHLIALYSGCVIAQGSPESVMNTQTLKQIYGMDLALFSHPDTGKVISYIP, translated from the coding sequence ATGTATCAGCTTGTCGATGCGTCGTTTGAAATCGACGGAAAAACAATTTTATCTCCTACATGTTTATCTTTTCCTACCAATAAAGTTACCACGCTCTTAGGACACAATGGGTGCGGCAAATCTACACTAATGAAATTACTTAGTCGTCAAAATACACCGTCATCAGGTCATGTGCTATTTGATGACAAATCAATTAACCAACTTTCACAGCAAGATTTTGCATTGCAGGTTGCTTATTTACCTCAACACCCTCCGATTACTGATGGGGTGACGGTTCGTGAATTGGTTTATTTTGGACGTTATCCATGGAAAGGAGCATTTGGACGCTATAGTAAAAAAGACAATCAATTGGTCGATGAGGCAATTGAAAAGGTGGGGTTGACGCCATTTCGAGATCGTTTTGTCGCGACATTATCTGGTGGTGAGAGGCAGAGGGCTTGGGTTGCAATGTTATTGGCTCAACAAAGTCAGTGTATTTTATTGGATGAACCCACATCAGCATTAGATATTGCACACCAATATGAATTATTGGCCTTGATAAGAGAGTTAAATCAAACCCTAAATCTAACCGTCATTATGGTATTACATGATATCAATATGGCTGCGAAATTTAGCGATCATTTGATTGCTCTGTATTCTGGATGTGTTATTGCGCAAGGATCGCCAGAGAGTGTGATGAATACTCAAACGTTAAAGCAAATTTACGGTATGGATTTAGCGTTATTTTCTCATCCTGATACAGGGAAAGTGATCAGTTACATCCCTTAA
- the dbpA gene encoding ATP-dependent RNA helicase DbpA, translated as MSQTSFSSLDLHPSLLQNLETLGYNEMTPIQAQSLPFMLKGKDVIAQGKTGSGKTAAFGLGLLANLNVKRFRVQSLVLCPTRELADQVAKEIRKLARAIHNIKVLTLCGGVPFGPQIGSLEHGAHIIVGTPGRVEEHLRKGYLNLDNLNTFVLDEADRMLEMGFQDAIDAVLDHAPVKRQNLLFSATFPPQIKSIADRIMNDPIMTKAEETVENTSINQHFFKVGDFEDRLEALQILLLKHQPESTVIFCNTKRVTQEVADELRHYDFSVTALHGDLEQRDRDKALVRFANKSTSILVATDVAARGLDIESLDAVVNFELSRDPEVHVHRIGRTGRAGNKGIALSLFNEKEMHNIAQIEEYMNIDIRDEALPSADYLKEPAYYAEMVTLWIDGGKKNKLRPGDILGALTGKDGIEGKMVGKINVFDFHAYVAVHNTVAKAALKKLESGKMKGRSFRVSRMRG; from the coding sequence TTGAGTCAAACATCTTTCTCATCATTAGATCTGCATCCGTCACTTTTACAAAACCTAGAAACATTAGGTTATAACGAAATGACACCAATCCAAGCACAAAGCTTACCTTTCATGCTAAAAGGGAAAGATGTTATTGCCCAAGGGAAAACGGGCTCAGGTAAAACGGCGGCATTTGGTTTAGGTTTATTAGCTAACTTAAATGTAAAACGCTTTCGTGTTCAATCTTTGGTTTTATGCCCAACACGTGAACTGGCTGATCAAGTAGCAAAAGAAATTCGTAAACTTGCTCGTGCAATTCATAACATTAAAGTACTAACTTTATGCGGCGGTGTTCCTTTTGGCCCACAAATAGGTTCATTAGAACACGGTGCTCACATTATCGTTGGTACTCCAGGTCGTGTTGAAGAACACCTTCGTAAAGGTTACTTAAACTTAGATAACCTAAATACATTTGTTCTTGATGAAGCAGACCGTATGTTAGAAATGGGCTTCCAAGATGCAATTGATGCGGTATTAGATCACGCACCAGTTAAACGTCAAAATCTTCTGTTTAGTGCGACTTTCCCACCGCAAATCAAGTCCATTGCAGATCGTATCATGAACGATCCAATCATGACTAAAGCAGAAGAAACAGTAGAAAACACATCAATTAACCAACACTTCTTTAAAGTGGGTGATTTTGAAGATCGTCTAGAAGCACTGCAAATCCTATTGCTTAAGCACCAACCTGAATCAACAGTTATCTTCTGTAATACAAAACGTGTAACCCAAGAAGTGGCAGATGAACTTCGTCATTACGATTTCAGCGTAACTGCACTTCACGGTGATTTAGAACAACGTGATCGTGATAAAGCGTTAGTACGTTTTGCCAATAAGAGTACGTCGATTCTTGTTGCAACCGACGTTGCTGCACGTGGTTTAGATATCGAATCACTTGATGCTGTGGTTAACTTTGAATTATCTCGTGATCCTGAAGTGCACGTTCACCGTATTGGTCGTACAGGTCGCGCAGGAAATAAAGGTATTGCTCTAAGCCTTTTCAATGAAAAAGAAATGCACAACATTGCTCAAATCGAAGAATACATGAACATTGATATTCGTGATGAAGCGTTACCAAGTGCTGATTACCTAAAAGAGCCTGCTTACTACGCTGAAATGGTTACTTTATGGATTGATGGTGGTAAGAAAAACAAACTACGTCCGGGTGACATTTTAGGTGCGCTTACTGGTAAAGACGGTATCGAAGGTAAAATGGTTGGTAAGATCAACGTGTTTGATTTCCATGCTTATGTTGCTGTTCATAATACCGTTGCAAAAGCAGCGCTTAAGAAACTAGAAAGCGGCAAAATGAAAGGCCGTAGCTTCCGCGTAAGCCGTATGCGTGGCTAA
- a CDS encoding IS3 family transposase (programmed frameshift): MTNQEKTKNKRTQRDYSLGFKLQLVAAIEKGDMTYKQAQNIYGIQGRSTVLTWLRKHGKMDWSQSPKIIMPKSPKAKESPAQKIKRLERELDDERMRNLLLNEVVNIMDAEHGAGLRKKYIGQGARSLQKQKMISLERASQLLGITRQCIYQQERRALKRAVELSPVKNMVQEIRRYMPRIGGKKLYFLLKPKFITHGIKLGRDNFFSYLRNECLLVKPKRSYTKTTYSKHWMKKHPNLLKEVTPQASEEVFVSDITYVQSQKGIHYLSLVTDAYSRKIMGYELSDEMKATDVVKALDMAIDSRQYQRSTIHHSDRGLQYCSKVYQEKLNKNDIKPSMTDGYDCYQNALAERINGILKQEFLLYDCKDLEELRHLVEESIFIYNEMRPHLSLGMSTPNQVHKKAKCVRT, encoded by the exons ATGACAAATCAAGAAAAAACAAAGAATAAGCGAACTCAACGCGATTATTCATTAGGCTTTAAATTGCAGCTTGTTGCCGCTATAGAAAAAGGCGATATGACCTATAAGCAAGCTCAAAACATTTATGGCATTCAAGGTCGATCTACCGTACTTACTTGGTTAAGAAAACACGGTAAGATGGACTGGTCTCAATCACCTAAGATTATTATGCCTAAATCCCCGAAAGCGAAAGAATCGCCTGCACAAAAAATTAAACGTTTAGAGCGAGAGCTTGATGATGAAAGAATGCGTAATTTATTACTTAATGAAGTAGTGAATATCATGGACGCAGAACATGGTGCAGGCCTTAGAAAAAAGTATATTG GCCAAGGAGCAAGAAGTCTTCAAAAGCAGAAAATGATCAGCTTAGAGCGAGCTAGTCAGCTACTTGGCATTACAAGACAATGTATATACCAACAAGAACGTAGAGCTCTGAAACGTGCCGTTGAACTTTCACCGGTTAAAAATATGGTGCAAGAAATTCGTCGATATATGCCTCGTATTGGAGGTAAAAAATTATATTTTTTACTTAAGCCCAAATTCATCACTCATGGCATAAAGTTAGGCAGAGATAACTTTTTTTCCTATTTAAGAAATGAGTGCTTATTAGTAAAACCTAAACGAAGTTATACAAAAACTACCTATAGTAAGCATTGGATGAAAAAACATCCTAATTTACTTAAAGAAGTAACACCTCAAGCATCTGAAGAGGTTTTTGTTAGTGATATCACTTACGTTCAATCACAAAAAGGTATTCATTATTTATCTTTAGTAACAGATGCTTATAGTCGAAAGATAATGGGATATGAATTAAGTGATGAAATGAAAGCTACTGATGTAGTCAAAGCTCTTGATATGGCGATAGATAGCCGTCAATATCAAAGGAGTACGATTCATCATTCAGACCGAGGATTACAGTATTGTTCAAAGGTTTATCAGGAAAAATTGAATAAAAATGATATTAAGCCATCAATGACGGATGGTTATGATTGCTATCAAAATGCATTAGCAGAGCGAATAAATGGGATACTTAAACAAGAGTTTCTTTTGTATGACTGTAAAGATTTAGAGGAGTTAAGGCATTTAGTTGAAGAATCTATTTTTATTTATAATGAAATGCGGCCACATTTAAGCTTGGGAATGAGTACACCAAATCAAGTACACAAAAAAGCCAAGTGCGTACGCACTTAG
- a CDS encoding ABC transporter substrate-binding protein encodes MHKVISLIMLALYAMSSQAIEIKHELGSTEVEVTPQKIVALDWVLAETVLSLGVEPLGVADAKGYQAWVMAPKLPSNVLDVGSRREPNLELLTELNPDVILISQHMSAMYEKLSTIAPTLVYTVYSNKKSPLIAAKDITIQLGRLLDKEQQALQLIDQTEKKLIENGDKIRHLQQQEKPLLFVRFINDKTVRIHSEGSLAQSTINAMGLTNAWHEPTNLWGFTTAGIEKLAQYQQANVLIFGPLKEEEKVKLTQSALWQAMAFTRTGSVYELPAIWTFGGLISAQRFSDHITQQLTQ; translated from the coding sequence ATGCATAAAGTGATTAGCCTGATTATGTTGGCTCTATATGCTATGTCTTCACAAGCGATTGAGATTAAGCACGAATTAGGCTCTACAGAGGTTGAGGTTACGCCACAAAAAATTGTAGCGTTAGATTGGGTGTTAGCCGAAACCGTTTTAAGTTTGGGAGTGGAACCATTGGGCGTTGCGGATGCGAAAGGATATCAAGCGTGGGTGATGGCTCCTAAGTTACCTTCGAACGTATTGGATGTAGGTTCACGACGAGAGCCAAATTTAGAGTTGCTTACAGAGTTGAACCCTGATGTTATTTTGATTAGTCAGCACATGAGTGCGATGTATGAGAAATTAAGCACGATTGCTCCCACTTTGGTTTATACCGTCTATAGCAATAAAAAATCGCCATTAATTGCTGCGAAAGACATAACTATTCAGTTAGGCCGTTTGTTGGATAAAGAACAGCAAGCGTTACAATTGATCGACCAAACGGAAAAAAAACTGATTGAGAATGGCGACAAAATACGACACTTGCAACAACAAGAAAAGCCGCTGCTTTTTGTTCGTTTTATTAATGACAAAACCGTTCGTATTCATAGTGAGGGATCATTAGCACAATCGACAATCAATGCTATGGGGTTAACAAACGCTTGGCATGAACCGACAAATTTATGGGGATTCACGACCGCAGGTATTGAGAAACTCGCGCAATATCAACAAGCGAATGTGCTTATCTTTGGTCCATTAAAGGAAGAAGAGAAAGTAAAACTGACTCAATCCGCCTTGTGGCAAGCGATGGCATTTACACGTACCGGTTCAGTTTATGAACTTCCTGCTATTTGGACTTTTGGTGGGTTAATTTCGGCACAACGTTTCAGTGATCATATAACTCAACAATTGACTCAATAA
- a CDS encoding sensor domain-containing diguanylate cyclase, with the protein MKNRSAFFYSSMTIGILLLFLSLFYLFTSYQTDSSRVVERLKFNASFVELWLIKSFSDSDAVLNDMAHDLAESGPSRIEDDPITHQLEQFYLKEKEDALPNATLAFVVDESCALTHSETLRNIDLSEREYCKSLLNNNARQSIITLPFIDLAGRNVVVHGKKIIDDEGKLKGIVCLSTNLNFFSLTLSHLQLPSSMGIAILSTNMKLLSAIPKGNLPLGKGIDLSLVEPSVLERFYRDNEVIMSSDIYENGTLDTIYARKVKDLPFIVVVTKEQNYWQTKFSLSLMLVIGCFTVIIGLLLFNLNYLKKTSAQKDKYTELAYNDYLTGVNNRRAFEEQASKVFKTYQYDKQTFSLVMCDIDNFKEYNDKFGHDVGDQMITAFSEACSAQINQEDIVARLGGDEFIVLLHHKDKEQAVMVAESLQNVIRALSVLVDGQELSMTCSMGVATVSELTTSLHELLNIADTQLYKAKEAGRNCVRFEL; encoded by the coding sequence ATGAAAAATCGAAGTGCTTTTTTTTATAGTTCAATGACGATTGGGATCTTACTTCTCTTCTTATCTTTATTTTATCTTTTCACTTCTTATCAAACAGATAGCTCTCGTGTTGTTGAACGCTTAAAATTTAATGCGAGCTTTGTTGAGCTATGGTTAATTAAGTCGTTTTCAGATTCTGATGCAGTGCTAAATGATATGGCACATGACTTGGCAGAATCTGGTCCTAGTCGTATTGAAGATGATCCAATCACACATCAGCTTGAGCAGTTTTATTTAAAAGAAAAAGAAGATGCCTTACCTAATGCTACATTGGCGTTTGTTGTTGATGAATCTTGCGCGTTAACTCATAGCGAAACACTTCGTAATATCGATCTTTCAGAGCGTGAGTATTGTAAATCTTTACTTAATAACAATGCTCGACAAAGCATAATAACTTTGCCTTTTATCGATCTGGCTGGACGAAATGTTGTCGTTCATGGGAAAAAGATCATTGATGATGAAGGAAAGCTAAAAGGCATTGTTTGTCTTTCTACTAATTTAAATTTTTTTAGCTTAACACTAAGCCATTTACAACTTCCATCTTCAATGGGTATCGCGATTTTAAGCACCAATATGAAACTTCTTTCGGCGATACCAAAAGGTAATTTACCGTTAGGGAAAGGCATTGATTTATCGTTGGTTGAACCGAGTGTTTTAGAGCGATTTTATCGTGATAATGAAGTGATTATGTCTTCTGATATCTATGAGAATGGCACACTTGATACGATTTATGCTCGTAAGGTTAAAGACTTACCTTTTATTGTGGTGGTAACAAAAGAGCAAAATTATTGGCAAACTAAATTTTCGCTCTCATTAATGCTTGTTATTGGGTGTTTCACTGTAATTATCGGATTATTGTTGTTTAATCTTAATTATTTAAAGAAAACTAGCGCACAAAAAGATAAGTATACCGAGTTGGCTTATAATGATTACCTTACTGGTGTGAATAATCGCCGAGCCTTTGAAGAACAGGCAAGTAAAGTATTTAAAACGTATCAATATGATAAGCAAACTTTCTCGTTGGTCATGTGCGATATTGATAATTTTAAAGAATATAACGATAAATTTGGACATGATGTTGGTGACCAAATGATCACTGCATTTTCTGAGGCGTGTTCAGCACAAATTAATCAAGAGGATATCGTCGCTCGACTGGGTGGTGATGAATTTATTGTTCTTCTTCATCATAAAGATAAAGAGCAGGCCGTGATGGTTGCTGAAAGTCTACAAAATGTGATTAGAGCTCTTTCTGTTTTGGTTGATGGTCAAGAATTATCAATGACATGCAGTATGGGAGTTGCAACAGTGAGTGAGTTAACTACTAGTCTTCATGAATTATTGAATATTGCAGATACTCAACTGTATAAAGCAAAAGAAGCAGGCCGTAACTGTGTTAGGTTTGAATTGTAA
- a CDS encoding siderophore ferric iron reductase, with translation MQNSEYFELLFHSSREVTPYLSGHLAHQAECYNADPHLHISKNNGEQIKALYERLSQTSPEAGSAYWLTRTWDLLCWQPVYIAFISIYQLRALPNIKEMSQEIKSDFVAGYTFHHSDLTFGTNEDLISSVAQQLSELFSSYREDISQWTRIRPGFTNHLLADGLLNCIVKLQTYLPTLSNEYLLEQAKLWLEAFSLPNKHLLSLQIDTNTEQLRLVRTSCCLVYKCDGRKLCLDCPRHPDNKR, from the coding sequence ATGCAAAATAGTGAATATTTTGAATTACTTTTTCACTCCTCAAGAGAGGTTACGCCTTATCTGAGTGGGCATTTAGCTCATCAAGCCGAGTGCTATAACGCAGATCCACACCTCCATATATCGAAAAACAATGGCGAACAAATAAAAGCACTTTATGAACGCTTATCTCAGACTTCTCCTGAGGCTGGTAGTGCATATTGGTTAACCAGAACATGGGACTTATTGTGTTGGCAGCCTGTGTATATTGCATTTATATCCATTTATCAGCTTAGAGCGCTTCCTAATATTAAAGAAATGAGCCAAGAGATTAAGAGTGATTTTGTAGCGGGTTATACGTTTCATCATTCAGATTTAACGTTTGGAACTAATGAAGATTTGATTTCATCTGTTGCTCAGCAATTGAGTGAGCTTTTTTCTTCATATCGAGAAGATATATCTCAATGGACTCGGATTAGACCGGGTTTTACTAATCACTTATTGGCTGATGGTTTGCTTAATTGCATTGTAAAATTGCAAACTTACTTGCCTACATTATCTAACGAATATTTACTTGAACAGGCTAAGCTTTGGTTAGAGGCATTTTCATTACCTAATAAGCATTTATTGAGCTTGCAGATTGATACGAACACGGAGCAACTTCGATTGGTTCGTACCAGTTGTTGTTTAGTGTATAAATGTGATGGTCGTAAATTATGTCTAGATTGCCCTCGCCATCCGGATAATAAACGTTAA
- the fhuB gene encoding Fe(3+)-hydroxamate ABC transporter permease FhuB: MRVSRVLGKPKIGSSRIGLNIGIIVLMCIVLLSLLQWTAPYSQGIDLLWKTVFHYDSSDYQQLITYLTYLPRLSIAVLSGFGLAIAGCVMQFVLRNPIASPTTLGVAAGAELGMVLGILFLPVSSSISGFIPAFLGGAFATGLVFLLSVKRGFSPVHMVLAGMVVSLFFGSLNTMLLLLNEQQLTSVFVWGAGTLNQNDWSSVSRLIPLITFPVITILLLARPLSALQLGDHVASSIGINIKQIKVISLTLAIFITAAVVSEVGLIGFVGIVAPAIARMCGARGLPNQILMSGIIGSAMLLFADLIIQPFSGVGGELLPTGAMTALLGAPFLLWLLNRQQLQSDMKVRETSQIVYRVRSLRHVVVPLSFLIVVLFIAAVLLGKGQLGWAVAFDISIIELRIPRVFVAFLAGVGLAIAGTVIQRVSMNPMASPEILGISSGAALALVLGAVSGIAIDRHEQMLLGTLGALIVTFVIWIMGRKHHFAPTQMLLTGIALSAGLDAFLRIALSSGQDNVKALLTWLSGSTYLVSMSDVYLLAIGVLLFFIFAMKSHRWLDLMGLGDTVASSVGLCCRRVRLFLLLFVAALTTLCTIIIGPLSFIGLLAPHMARSLHQYQASHQLIAASLLGGCLMILADWIGRVMWFPWQFPAGLLASLIGGIYFLYLMRK; the protein is encoded by the coding sequence ATGCGTGTATCAAGAGTACTAGGTAAGCCTAAAATAGGTAGCAGTAGAATAGGGCTAAATATTGGCATTATTGTCTTGATGTGTATTGTTTTATTGAGTTTATTGCAATGGACGGCTCCTTATTCTCAAGGCATCGATTTATTATGGAAAACCGTATTTCATTATGATTCATCTGATTATCAACAATTAATTACGTATTTAACTTATCTTCCTCGTTTATCCATTGCTGTGCTATCAGGTTTTGGTTTGGCAATTGCTGGTTGTGTTATGCAGTTTGTATTACGTAACCCTATCGCTTCACCAACGACGTTAGGGGTTGCTGCTGGAGCTGAATTGGGGATGGTTCTTGGTATTTTGTTTTTACCTGTTAGTAGTTCTATTAGTGGTTTTATTCCTGCATTTTTAGGCGGAGCATTTGCCACCGGGTTAGTGTTTTTATTGTCGGTAAAACGTGGTTTTTCACCAGTTCATATGGTGCTAGCTGGAATGGTTGTTAGCCTTTTTTTTGGGTCTTTAAATACCATGTTGTTGTTACTTAATGAGCAACAATTAACTAGTGTATTTGTATGGGGGGCGGGTACATTAAATCAAAATGATTGGAGTAGTGTATCAAGGCTTATTCCATTGATTACCTTTCCTGTTATCACGATCTTGTTACTTGCTCGCCCCTTGTCCGCACTTCAATTAGGTGATCATGTAGCTTCCTCTATCGGCATTAATATAAAGCAGATTAAAGTTATATCGTTGACCTTAGCTATATTTATTACCGCAGCAGTGGTAAGTGAAGTTGGTTTGATTGGTTTTGTCGGGATCGTTGCTCCAGCAATAGCTCGAATGTGCGGTGCAAGAGGATTACCTAATCAAATTTTAATGAGTGGCATTATTGGCAGTGCAATGCTTTTATTTGCTGATTTAATTATACAACCATTTTCAGGTGTGGGTGGTGAGCTATTGCCTACGGGAGCCATGACAGCATTACTTGGTGCTCCTTTTTTATTATGGTTATTAAATCGCCAACAATTACAGTCAGACATGAAGGTGAGAGAAACCTCGCAAATTGTATATCGAGTAAGAAGCCTTAGACATGTTGTTGTTCCATTGTCTTTTTTGATTGTTGTTTTGTTTATCGCAGCAGTACTACTTGGAAAAGGGCAACTTGGCTGGGCGGTAGCCTTTGACATATCCATTATCGAGTTAAGAATACCACGGGTATTTGTTGCGTTCTTAGCCGGGGTTGGGTTAGCCATTGCTGGGACCGTGATCCAAAGAGTCTCAATGAACCCAATGGCAAGCCCTGAGATTTTAGGAATTAGCTCTGGTGCGGCACTGGCATTAGTTTTAGGCGCAGTTTCTGGTATTGCAATAGATAGGCATGAACAGATGTTACTGGGTACTTTAGGGGCATTAATCGTCACGTTTGTTATTTGGATTATGGGAAGAAAACATCATTTTGCTCCAACTCAAATGCTACTAACAGGAATAGCCTTAAGCGCAGGGTTAGATGCGTTTTTACGAATTGCCTTATCATCAGGGCAAGATAACGTTAAAGCGCTATTAACCTGGTTGTCAGGTTCAACTTATTTAGTCTCGATGAGTGATGTGTATTTACTTGCGATAGGGGTGTTGTTGTTTTTTATTTTCGCGATGAAATCTCATCGATGGCTAGATTTAATGGGATTAGGAGACACAGTAGCGAGTAGTGTTGGTTTATGTTGTCGCCGAGTTCGATTGTTTTTATTGTTGTTTGTCGCCGCCTTAACCACGCTATGTACGATTATTATTGGGCCTCTTAGTTTTATTGGCTTATTAGCTCCCCACATGGCACGCTCTCTTCATCAATATCAAGCTTCACATCAACTCATTGCTGCGAGTTTGTTAGGCGGTTGTTTAATGATTTTAGCGGATTGGATAGGCCGAGTGATGTGGTTTCCATGGCAATTCCCAGCAGGATTATTAGCATCATTAATTGGTGGTATTTACTTCTTATATTTAATGCGAAAGTAA